From the genome of Streptomyces sp. NBC_01260, one region includes:
- a CDS encoding YihY/virulence factor BrkB family protein, which yields MQAANETPERPPGRLHRARVLYRNVSKRQMVWQLLKDTVNSCMEYRILGLAAEAAFFTLLSLPPLLLGLIGLLGYVDEWTSTTTVASIEHNILGAAQTVLSQRGVNDFAKPLLEDVTTGARPDVISIGFAIALWSGSRAVNVFIDTITVMYGLDGQRGIVKTRMLAFLLYVVALLLGAVVLPLLVVGPDRVVEFIPWGTELISVLYWPLVILLSIAFLTTLYHVSVPVRSPWIEDTPGALMALAIWVLGSFLLRIYLTSTVEGPTIYGSLAAPIAVLLWIGISAFAVLVGAAVNAAIDRVWPSVATAAARAANDRMRAVQAAEFVARTQAESWDDSLDDDEGEYGDERDSPYMPSEFPERWSRFLPPDDVKSRLQPSREKETDKPHQPGE from the coding sequence GTGCAGGCAGCAAATGAAACACCCGAGCGGCCGCCGGGCCGTCTCCACCGGGCCCGAGTCCTCTACCGCAACGTCTCCAAGCGGCAGATGGTCTGGCAATTGCTCAAGGACACCGTCAACTCGTGCATGGAGTACCGCATCCTGGGACTCGCGGCCGAGGCGGCGTTCTTCACCCTGCTGTCCCTGCCGCCGCTGTTGCTGGGACTGATCGGCCTCCTCGGCTACGTCGACGAGTGGACCAGCACCACCACGGTCGCCTCCATCGAGCACAACATCCTCGGTGCGGCGCAGACCGTGCTCTCCCAGCGGGGCGTCAACGACTTCGCCAAGCCGCTCCTGGAGGACGTCACCACCGGGGCCCGGCCCGATGTCATCTCGATCGGTTTCGCGATCGCGCTCTGGTCCGGCTCCCGCGCGGTCAACGTCTTCATCGACACCATCACCGTGATGTACGGGCTCGACGGCCAGCGCGGCATCGTCAAGACCCGGATGCTCGCCTTCCTGCTGTACGTGGTGGCGCTGCTGCTGGGCGCGGTCGTGCTGCCGCTCCTGGTGGTCGGCCCCGACCGCGTCGTGGAGTTCATCCCCTGGGGCACCGAGCTGATAAGCGTCCTGTACTGGCCGCTGGTGATACTGCTGTCCATCGCCTTCCTGACGACGCTCTACCACGTGTCCGTGCCCGTCCGCTCACCCTGGATCGAGGACACACCGGGCGCGCTGATGGCCCTCGCGATCTGGGTGCTGGGCAGCTTCCTGCTGCGGATCTACCTCACCAGTACGGTCGAGGGGCCGACGATCTACGGCTCCCTGGCCGCGCCGATCGCCGTACTGCTGTGGATCGGCATCTCGGCGTTCGCGGTGCTGGTGGGCGCCGCCGTCAACGCGGCCATCGACCGGGTGTGGCCCTCGGTGGCGACGGCCGCGGCGCGTGCGGCCAACGACCGGATGCGCGCGGTCCAGGCGGCGGAGTTCGTGGCCCGCACCCAGGCGGAGAGCTGGGACGACAGTCTGGACGACGACGAGGGGGAGTACGGGGACGAGAGGGACAGCCCCTATATGCCGTCCGAGTTCCCGGAGCGGTGGTCCCGGTTCCTGCCGCCCGACGACGTGAAGTCCAGGCTGCAGCCGAGCCGCGAGAAGGAGACGGACAAGCCGCACCAGCCCGGCGAGTGA
- a CDS encoding NIPSNAP family protein yields MITIHLKYEIDADKLADFEEYGRRWVGLVNRFGGTHHGYFLPSEGDSDIAYALFSFPSLAAYEQYRTDSMIDPECQDAFELARITRCIKRYERRFLRPLDVMS; encoded by the coding sequence GTGATCACCATTCATCTGAAGTACGAGATCGACGCCGACAAGCTCGCGGATTTCGAGGAGTACGGCCGCCGCTGGGTCGGGCTCGTCAACCGGTTCGGCGGGACGCACCACGGCTACTTCCTGCCGAGCGAGGGCGACAGCGACATTGCCTACGCCCTCTTCTCCTTTCCCAGTCTCGCCGCGTACGAGCAGTACCGCACGGACAGCATGATCGACCCGGAGTGCCAGGATGCTTTCGAACTGGCTCGTATCACCCGCTGCATCAAGCGTTATGAGCGCCGCTTCCTGCGGCCGCTCGACGTCATGTCCTAA
- a CDS encoding VOC family protein — protein sequence MEMTVQLTIDCSDPQRMVTFWAEALGYVPEPAPGGHATWRAYWAAAGVPEAELPAGAGDIPESIIDPAGGGPRVWFQQVPEPKVAKNRWHFDLKVGGGRDVPLDVRSQRVKVTVERLVKAGATVLRIKDEPDMGLYAAAMQDPEGNEFDVV from the coding sequence ATGGAGATGACAGTGCAGCTGACGATCGACTGTTCCGATCCGCAGAGAATGGTGACCTTCTGGGCCGAGGCCCTGGGTTACGTGCCTGAGCCTGCGCCGGGCGGGCACGCCACGTGGCGTGCTTACTGGGCGGCGGCGGGGGTGCCCGAGGCAGAGTTGCCGGCCGGTGCCGGGGATATTCCGGAGTCGATCATCGATCCCGCGGGAGGTGGGCCGAGGGTGTGGTTCCAGCAGGTTCCGGAGCCGAAGGTCGCCAAGAACCGGTGGCACTTCGACCTGAAGGTCGGTGGGGGCCGTGACGTCCCGCTGGACGTCCGCTCACAGCGGGTCAAGGTTACGGTGGAACGGCTGGTCAAAGCTGGTGCCACCGTGCTGCGGATCAAGGACGAACCGGACATGGGGCTCTACGCCGCCGCCATGCAGGACCCCGAGGGCAACGAATTCGACGTCGTCTGA
- a CDS encoding VOC family protein, producing MTDSYKTAGGRPAYGRIMTPRLDAIGIATADLPASLAFYRRLGLDIPADAESSPHVEVALPGGQRLLWDTEDVVRSFDPEWPGPKGGERLGLAFLCDSPAEVDAVYAELTAAGHRGHLKPWDAVWGQRYAVVLDPDGCAVSLFAAAG from the coding sequence ATGACCGATTCGTACAAGACCGCCGGCGGCCGCCCGGCCTACGGTCGGATCATGACTCCACGACTCGACGCGATCGGCATCGCCACCGCGGATCTGCCCGCATCGCTCGCCTTCTACCGCCGGCTCGGCCTCGACATCCCCGCCGACGCGGAATCCTCACCCCATGTCGAAGTGGCGCTCCCGGGCGGACAGCGCCTGTTGTGGGACACCGAGGACGTCGTCCGCTCCTTCGACCCCGAGTGGCCGGGGCCGAAGGGCGGTGAGCGCCTCGGGCTCGCTTTCCTCTGCGACAGCCCGGCGGAGGTCGACGCGGTCTACGCGGAGCTGACCGCCGCCGGCCACCGGGGGCACCTGAAGCCGTGGGACGCCGTGTGGGGGCAGCGGTACGCGGTGGTGCTGGATCCGGACGGCTGCGCGGTGTCGCTGTTCGCCGCCGCCGGCTGA
- a CDS encoding DUF6597 domain-containing transcriptional factor yields MGDRYEERASRMYGAKVWTLTVPRGSVHPVLPDGCMDLLWIGGRLLVAGPDTHAEPASASDGGSFAGIRFAPGTAPALLGVPAHELRDRRIALAGLWPDAQVRELTERVAEAVDPAAALEEIALRRAAGTAPPDPVMRYVAAQLDSGRSVADTARAVGLGARQLHRRSLAAFGYGPKTLARILRLQRALALVRSGMPYAESALAAGCADQAHLAREMRELAGATLTGYFAAPDRPYGLGGH; encoded by the coding sequence ATGGGCGACAGGTACGAAGAGCGCGCGTCGCGGATGTACGGCGCGAAGGTGTGGACCCTGACCGTGCCGCGGGGTTCGGTCCATCCGGTGCTGCCCGACGGCTGCATGGACCTCCTCTGGATCGGCGGCCGGCTGCTCGTCGCGGGCCCGGACACCCACGCGGAACCCGCGTCCGCGAGCGACGGCGGCAGTTTTGCGGGCATTCGCTTCGCCCCCGGCACGGCGCCCGCCCTGCTCGGCGTGCCCGCGCACGAACTGCGCGACCGCCGGATCGCGCTGGCCGGGCTGTGGCCGGACGCGCAGGTCCGGGAACTCACCGAGCGGGTCGCCGAGGCCGTCGACCCGGCCGCGGCCCTGGAGGAGATCGCCCTGCGCAGGGCGGCCGGTACCGCGCCGCCCGACCCGGTGATGCGGTACGTCGCCGCGCAGCTGGACAGCGGCCGGTCCGTCGCGGACACGGCCCGAGCGGTCGGCCTCGGCGCACGCCAGCTGCACCGCCGTTCGCTGGCGGCCTTCGGATACGGCCCCAAGACGCTCGCCCGGATCCTGCGGCTGCAGCGGGCGCTGGCTCTCGTACGGTCCGGAATGCCGTACGCCGAGTCCGCGCTGGCGGCGGGCTGCGCCGACCAGGCGCATCTCGCCCGGGAGATGCGCGAACTGGCCGGCGCCACCTTGACCGGTTACTTCGCCGCGCCCGACAGGCCTTACGGCCTTGGGGGACATTGA
- a CDS encoding acyl-CoA dehydrogenase family protein → MAATTHTVSNQTPPLHGYDVFSADRALTEAVDRHLPPELLDEARGGLVELGRAAGSAQAQRWGAQANENPPRLHTHDRYGNRVDEVEFHPAWHRLLGHAVGAGLTDAWDRPGGHVRRAAGFLVWTQAEAGHGCPLSMTHAAVPALRTDPATAAEWEPLLTSHVYQEGLRPAGDKAGVLLGMGMTEKQGGTDVRSNTTRAEPLSGEGEYLLTGHKWFCSAPMSDGFLVLAQAPAGLTCFLLPRVLPDGARNAFAIQRLKDKLGNRSNASAEVEFDGTWARRVGEEGRGVRTIIEMVAATRLDCVIGSAALMRQAVAQAVHHATYRSAFGGVLVDKPLMRNVLADLALESEAATVLAMRLAAAYDAGTGSELAFLRIAVPTAKYWVTKRCTPMVGEALECLGGNGYVEESGMPRLLREAPLNSIWEGSGNVQALDVLRALQREPMALNAFLSEVGRARGADHRLDRAIKDLLTELADLQGIEARARRLVERMALVLQGSLLVRWAPPEVADAFCASRLGGDWGSAFGTLPHTLDLASVVERARPVER, encoded by the coding sequence ATGGCAGCCACCACCCACACAGTGTCCAACCAGACCCCTCCCCTGCACGGCTACGACGTCTTCTCCGCGGACCGGGCGCTCACCGAAGCCGTGGACCGGCACCTTCCGCCGGAGCTGCTCGACGAGGCGCGGGGCGGGCTCGTCGAGCTCGGCCGGGCCGCCGGCTCCGCGCAGGCGCAGCGGTGGGGCGCCCAGGCGAACGAGAATCCGCCCCGGCTGCACACCCATGACCGGTACGGGAACCGCGTCGACGAGGTGGAGTTCCATCCGGCCTGGCACCGGCTGCTCGGCCATGCCGTGGGCGCCGGTCTGACCGACGCCTGGGACCGGCCGGGCGGGCATGTGCGCCGGGCGGCCGGTTTCCTGGTCTGGACGCAGGCCGAGGCGGGCCACGGCTGCCCGCTCTCGATGACCCATGCGGCGGTGCCGGCGCTGCGCACCGATCCGGCGACGGCCGCCGAATGGGAGCCGCTGCTGACCTCGCACGTGTACCAGGAGGGGCTGCGGCCCGCCGGGGACAAGGCCGGGGTACTCCTCGGGATGGGCATGACGGAGAAGCAGGGCGGCACGGACGTCCGGTCCAACACGACGCGCGCCGAACCCCTCTCCGGCGAGGGCGAGTACCTGCTCACCGGGCACAAGTGGTTCTGCTCGGCGCCGATGTCCGACGGGTTCCTGGTACTGGCCCAGGCCCCCGCCGGTCTGACGTGTTTCCTGCTGCCCCGGGTGCTGCCGGACGGCGCCCGCAACGCCTTCGCGATCCAGCGGCTCAAGGACAAGCTGGGCAACCGGTCCAACGCCTCGGCCGAGGTCGAGTTCGACGGTACGTGGGCGCGCCGGGTCGGTGAGGAGGGGCGCGGGGTGCGCACGATCATCGAGATGGTGGCGGCGACCCGGCTGGACTGCGTGATCGGTTCGGCCGCGCTGATGCGGCAGGCGGTGGCGCAGGCGGTCCACCACGCCACGTACCGCAGCGCGTTCGGCGGGGTGCTGGTCGACAAGCCGCTGATGCGCAATGTGCTGGCCGATCTGGCGCTGGAGTCGGAGGCGGCGACGGTGCTGGCGATGCGGCTGGCGGCCGCGTACGACGCCGGGACCGGGAGCGAGCTGGCCTTTCTGCGGATCGCGGTGCCGACGGCCAAGTACTGGGTGACGAAGCGGTGCACGCCGATGGTGGGCGAGGCGCTCGAATGCCTGGGCGGCAACGGCTACGTCGAGGAGTCGGGGATGCCCCGGCTGCTGCGCGAGGCGCCGCTCAACTCGATCTGGGAGGGCTCGGGGAACGTCCAGGCGCTGGATGTGCTGCGGGCGCTCCAGCGCGAGCCGATGGCGCTGAACGCGTTCCTCTCGGAGGTCGGCCGGGCGCGCGGTGCCGATCACCGGCTGGACCGGGCGATCAAGGATCTGCTGACCGAGCTCGCGGATCTGCAGGGGATCGAGGCGCGGGCCCGGCGGCTGGTGGAGCGGATGGCTCTGGTGCTGCAGGGCTCGCTGCTGGTGCGCTGGGCGCCGCCGGAGGTCGCCGACGCGTTCTGCGCGTCACGGCTGGGCGGGGACTGGGGCTCCGCGTTCGGGACACTGCCGCACACCCTGGATCTGGCGTCGGTCGTGGAACGGGCGCGGCCCGTGGAGCGTTGA